A single window of Syntrophorhabdus sp. DNA harbors:
- the larB gene encoding nickel pincer cofactor biosynthesis protein LarB — protein MDEKVMELLAAVRDGRVSVEDAYERFRDVPFEDLEHTRVDHHRVLRKGIPEVVFGEGKTLSQLYDIVGSFRQKDLDVLVTRVDAGTGEALLARFPEGTYSGDARCFWVRRDRPAEGKGMVLVMSAGTSDAKVAEEAYVASTFFGNDTERLYDVGVAGIHRLLGNLPTLRRARVIIVAAGMEGALPSIVAGIVGAPVIAVPTSVGYGASFSGLTALLAMLNSCSTVAVFNIDNGFGAAYFATLVNRL, from the coding sequence ATCGATGAAAAGGTTATGGAGCTTCTCGCGGCCGTGAGGGATGGGCGTGTCTCCGTCGAGGATGCCTACGAACGCTTTCGGGACGTGCCCTTCGAGGACCTCGAACACACCAGGGTGGACCATCACCGGGTGCTCCGCAAGGGAATCCCGGAGGTCGTTTTCGGCGAGGGGAAGACGCTTTCCCAGCTCTACGACATTGTGGGTTCATTCAGGCAGAAGGACCTCGACGTGCTTGTGACGCGCGTCGATGCCGGCACGGGCGAGGCCTTGCTGGCGAGATTCCCGGAAGGGACGTATTCGGGCGATGCTCGGTGCTTCTGGGTGCGCAGGGACCGCCCCGCGGAAGGCAAGGGCATGGTCCTTGTCATGTCCGCGGGAACGAGCGATGCGAAGGTGGCCGAGGAGGCCTATGTGGCATCGACCTTCTTTGGCAATGATACGGAAAGGCTCTATGACGTGGGTGTCGCGGGTATCCACCGGCTCCTCGGGAACCTGCCGACCTTGAGAAGAGCCCGGGTTATCATCGTGGCGGCGGGTATGGAGGGGGCCCTCCCCTCGATCGTTGCCGGCATCGTGGGTGCGCCTGTCATTGCCGTACCGACGAGCGTGGGTTACGGGGCGAGCTTCTCGGGCCTGACGGCGCTTCTCGCGATGCTCAATTCCTGCTCCACGGTGGCTGTTTTCAATATAGACAACGGCTTCGGCGCCGCGTATTTCGCGACACTGGTGAACCGGTTATGA
- the larC gene encoding nickel pincer cofactor biosynthesis protein LarC, with product MKILYIDPIFGMSGDMMISALMDAGVPVDALTELVGKISPDAPSMKPVRLTQGVISGIHLEIGESGRYYTISEMEEVIGGIDVEKRVRDDALGMLSRIVAAESKIHGMSRDELHLHELSHIDTIMDLLCVAYGVMYLGAQRVYCGPVPCGSGAINTSHGSIPNPPPVTLEILRGHQLVFYGENLELTTPTGAAIVAHYTEPGRDAPAFKTVREGYGVGTYTSSRPDVLRVFVGETDEPAYDHEVEVIEADIDDMEMEYMGAVADRLRAVGALDVLFFPVSMKKGRMGIRLSVTTDMDTFERIVDMIFTETTTFGMRFHRHMRRALRREEETIETSFGPVRVKKGLDPSGRLIKTHIEFDDVRSIADAKSIPYRKALELVKEEVETRMRTVSGFRSQVSG from the coding sequence ATGAAGATACTCTACATAGATCCCATATTCGGGATGAGCGGCGACATGATGATAAGCGCCCTCATGGACGCCGGTGTTCCCGTCGACGCCCTCACGGAACTCGTGGGAAAGATATCGCCCGATGCGCCCTCGATGAAGCCGGTCCGGCTCACGCAGGGTGTCATAAGCGGCATCCATCTCGAGATAGGAGAGTCGGGCAGGTACTACACGATATCCGAGATGGAGGAGGTCATAGGCGGCATCGATGTCGAGAAGAGGGTGAGGGACGACGCGCTTGGCATGCTTTCCCGTATCGTGGCGGCGGAATCGAAGATACACGGCATGTCGCGCGACGAGCTCCACCTCCACGAGCTCTCCCACATAGACACGATCATGGACCTGCTGTGTGTGGCGTACGGCGTCATGTACCTCGGGGCACAGAGAGTATACTGCGGCCCCGTGCCCTGCGGCAGCGGCGCCATCAACACTTCCCACGGCTCCATTCCCAACCCGCCGCCGGTGACGCTCGAGATCCTCCGCGGCCACCAGCTCGTCTTTTACGGTGAGAACCTGGAGCTGACGACCCCGACGGGGGCCGCCATCGTTGCCCACTACACGGAGCCGGGGAGAGACGCACCCGCTTTCAAGACCGTCCGAGAGGGTTATGGGGTCGGGACATACACGTCCTCGCGGCCCGATGTTCTCAGGGTCTTTGTTGGAGAGACGGACGAACCCGCGTACGACCACGAGGTCGAGGTCATCGAGGCGGACATTGACGACATGGAGATGGAATACATGGGGGCCGTGGCGGACAGGCTCCGCGCCGTCGGCGCCCTTGACGTTCTCTTTTTTCCCGTCTCGATGAAGAAGGGCAGGATGGGTATCCGGCTGAGTGTCACAACGGACATGGATACCTTCGAGAGGATCGTCGACATGATATTCACGGAGACGACAACGTTCGGCATGCGTTTCCACAGGCACATGAGACGGGCGCTGAGAAGGGAAGAGGAGACGATCGAGACATCCTTCGGCCCCGTCCGCGTGAAAAAAGGCCTCGATCCTTCCGGCAGACTCATCAAGACCCACATAGAGTTTGACGACGTGAGGTCCATCGCAGACGCGAAGAGCATTCCCTACCGCAAGGCCCTGGAGCTGGTCAAGGAAGAAGTGGAAACCAGGATGAGGACGGTCTCAGGTTTCAGGTCCCAGGTCTCAGGTTAA
- a CDS encoding DUF721 domain-containing protein, translating into MAFTSLQKTLAKVLKGYRINDLESVKLFAMWDGIAGEKLASHCQPVRISRGILYVEVDDPLWLTQLKYMKMDIQAKIEETIQKDSVKDIRFYLKQ; encoded by the coding sequence ATGGCATTCACCTCCCTCCAGAAAACCCTCGCGAAGGTCCTGAAAGGGTATCGCATCAACGATCTCGAGTCCGTCAAGCTCTTCGCGATGTGGGACGGGATCGCCGGCGAAAAGCTGGCCTCTCACTGTCAGCCCGTTCGTATCAGCAGGGGGATCCTCTACGTCGAGGTCGACGACCCCCTCTGGCTCACCCAGCTCAAGTACATGAAGATGGATATTCAGGCCAAGATAGAAGAGACCATCCAGAAGGACAGCGTGAAGGACATCCGGTTCTACCTGAAACAATAA
- the metG gene encoding methionine--tRNA ligase yields the protein MDKKYYITTPIYYINDVPHIGHAYTTIAADIMARYKRLGGYRVFFLTGTDEHGQKVEKAAALSGIHPREHADSMVDRFTDLWKALNISNTGFIRTTEERHRKVVQHIFDKVREKGDIYLGEYEDWYCVPCETYYTEMQLKDGLCPDCLRKPEKLKEESYFFRLSKYTQPLLDHLERHRDFVMPDIRYNEVASFVKGGLRDLSVSRTSFSWGIKVPSDDRHIVYVWFDALTNYLTGIGFLEDEEAFKSFWPCDAHLIGKDILRFHAVYWPSFLMSYGLEPPKHIFAHGWWTIEGQKMSKSLGNVVDPLDVVSTYGVDEFRFFLFREVPFGLDGDFSKQAIVHRINGDLANDFGNLTSRTVTMIGKFLKGRIETPEKKGGADDHVETSAMRLIGEYRKEMEVFAFHKALHNVFEIISILNKYIDSEAPWKLAKEGDARVSTVMFNLWNGIRIAAVLLYPFMPAKSQLIWKALGIGKSIETSNLEEEMRFYTPSDIAPIDKIPPIFPRIEETA from the coding sequence ATGGACAAGAAGTACTACATAACGACCCCCATCTACTACATCAACGACGTTCCCCACATCGGACACGCGTACACGACGATAGCGGCCGATATCATGGCCCGTTACAAGAGGCTCGGCGGCTACCGTGTCTTCTTTCTCACCGGAACGGACGAGCACGGACAGAAAGTGGAAAAGGCCGCCGCCCTTTCCGGCATCCACCCGCGGGAACACGCCGATTCGATGGTCGACCGCTTCACCGACCTCTGGAAGGCCCTCAATATATCCAACACGGGGTTCATAAGAACAACGGAAGAACGTCACAGGAAAGTTGTCCAGCATATCTTCGATAAGGTGCGGGAAAAAGGCGACATCTACCTCGGTGAGTACGAGGACTGGTACTGTGTTCCCTGTGAGACATACTACACCGAGATGCAGCTCAAGGATGGCCTGTGCCCGGACTGCCTGCGCAAGCCGGAAAAGCTCAAGGAAGAGAGTTATTTCTTCCGCCTCTCAAAATACACGCAGCCCCTCCTTGATCACCTGGAGAGGCACCGCGATTTCGTCATGCCCGACATACGCTACAACGAGGTTGCGAGTTTCGTAAAGGGCGGTCTGCGGGACCTGTCGGTCAGCAGGACAAGCTTCAGCTGGGGAATAAAGGTCCCTTCCGACGACCGGCATATCGTCTACGTGTGGTTCGACGCCCTGACCAACTACCTGACGGGTATCGGCTTCCTCGAGGACGAGGAGGCATTCAAATCCTTCTGGCCCTGCGATGCCCACCTTATCGGCAAGGACATACTCCGGTTCCACGCCGTCTACTGGCCAAGCTTCCTCATGTCCTACGGCCTGGAACCCCCGAAACACATCTTCGCCCACGGGTGGTGGACCATTGAAGGTCAAAAGATGTCCAAGTCGCTGGGCAACGTCGTCGACCCCCTTGATGTGGTCAGCACGTATGGCGTCGACGAATTCCGCTTCTTCCTCTTCCGAGAGGTCCCCTTCGGGCTCGACGGCGATTTCTCGAAGCAGGCCATCGTTCACCGCATCAACGGCGACCTGGCGAACGACTTTGGCAACCTGACGAGCCGCACCGTCACCATGATCGGCAAATTCCTCAAGGGGAGGATCGAGACCCCCGAGAAGAAGGGAGGCGCGGATGACCACGTCGAGACCTCGGCAATGCGACTTATCGGAGAATATCGGAAGGAGATGGAGGTGTTCGCCTTCCACAAGGCGCTCCACAATGTCTTCGAGATCATATCCATCCTCAACAAGTACATAGACTCCGAGGCCCCCTGGAAGCTTGCAAAGGAAGGAGACGCGCGCGTCAGCACGGTCATGTTCAATCTCTGGAACGGCATTCGGATCGCGGCGGTCCTGCTCTATCCCTTCATGCCCGCCAAATCCCAGCTCATCTGGAAGGCCCTGGGCATCGGGAAGAGCATCGAGACATCCAACCTTGAGGAAGAGATGCGGTTCTACACACCTTCGGACATCGCTCCCATCGACAAGATACCGCCCATCTTCCCCCGAATAGAAGAAACGGCGTAA
- the holB gene encoding DNA polymerase III subunit delta', giving the protein MAFDDIIGHERQKRFLNFLMERGNIPHAFLFCGQEGIGKRQMAMEFTKRLFCQAGTACGACRSCVRLDRGSHPDLVIIRNEGSIGIDDSRMIAKEVSEHPFEQDRRVIIIDNAETMTNEAANALLKTLEEPPPYNHFFVITSSEREIPLTIRSRCARVAFSPLSREQLELYFRDRAGIDPGRAGLLASISFGSIGSGLFWLDEDNFSLRVRIAEALSGRTKGFVLASSLAEKASMTDRSASMYLAFLLSFFRDLFVRKVAGGTSLITNTDLEDVFDGASADLTWIENSLKRVQETVRVMRYNVNRWLVFENLLIHVARE; this is encoded by the coding sequence ATGGCGTTTGACGACATCATAGGCCACGAGAGGCAGAAACGCTTCCTGAACTTTCTCATGGAGCGGGGCAACATCCCTCACGCCTTCCTTTTTTGCGGGCAGGAAGGCATCGGTAAGAGGCAGATGGCCATGGAATTCACGAAGCGTCTCTTCTGCCAGGCAGGGACGGCCTGCGGGGCGTGCCGTTCCTGCGTCAGGCTCGACCGGGGAAGCCACCCCGACCTCGTCATCATACGGAACGAAGGGTCCATAGGCATAGACGACTCCCGGATGATCGCCAAGGAGGTCTCGGAACATCCCTTCGAACAGGACAGGCGGGTCATCATCATCGACAACGCGGAGACGATGACGAACGAAGCAGCGAACGCCCTCCTGAAGACCCTGGAGGAGCCCCCGCCCTACAACCACTTTTTTGTCATCACCTCCTCGGAGCGCGAGATACCGCTCACCATCCGCTCACGGTGCGCCCGTGTTGCTTTCTCGCCGCTCTCCAGGGAACAGCTGGAGCTCTACTTCAGGGACAGGGCCGGTATCGATCCGGGCCGGGCGGGGCTTCTTGCCTCGATCTCCTTCGGCAGCATCGGCAGCGGACTCTTCTGGCTCGACGAGGACAATTTCTCCCTGAGGGTCAGGATCGCAGAAGCGCTGTCGGGAAGAACGAAGGGCTTCGTCCTCGCGTCGTCGCTGGCGGAAAAAGCCTCCATGACGGACAGGAGCGCCTCCATGTACCTGGCATTCCTCCTTTCCTTCTTCCGGGACCTCTTCGTCAGAAAGGTCGCCGGCGGGACGTCGTTGATCACGAACACGGACCTCGAGGACGTTTTCGACGGAGCCAGCGCCGATCTCACGTGGATAGAGAATTCACTGAAAAGAGTGCAGGAAACTGTGCGCGTAATGAGGTATAATGTTAACCGATGGTTGGTATTCGAAAACCTTCTCATTCACGTCGCGAGGGAATAG
- a CDS encoding dTMP kinase → MLITFEGIEGSGKTTQIELLSDYLARKGYGVVKTREPGGTRFGEALREVLLRPGLDVDPLSELLVVMAMRAQHVEEVILPALQDGKVVLCDRFVDATYAYQGYGRKIDLGVIETLNRLVTKGIRPNLTILMNVTAERGLKRKAAASAIDRIEAEDMSFHQRVKKGYEKLAKEDPKRFFVVDGSLKVEAIHEIVRTKVGNILKSYGV, encoded by the coding sequence ATGTTAATCACCTTTGAAGGTATCGAGGGGAGCGGCAAGACAACGCAGATCGAACTCCTGAGCGACTACCTGGCACGCAAGGGATACGGCGTGGTGAAGACCCGCGAGCCCGGCGGAACACGCTTCGGCGAAGCCCTGCGGGAGGTGCTCCTGAGACCCGGCTTGGACGTCGACCCGCTGTCGGAACTCCTTGTTGTCATGGCCATGAGGGCGCAGCACGTGGAAGAGGTCATCCTCCCGGCGCTACAGGACGGCAAGGTGGTCCTGTGCGACAGGTTCGTCGACGCGACATACGCGTACCAGGGATACGGCAGGAAGATCGATCTCGGGGTGATAGAGACCCTGAACAGGCTCGTGACGAAAGGCATACGGCCCAATCTCACGATCCTCATGAACGTCACCGCCGAAAGGGGGCTGAAGCGCAAGGCCGCGGCATCCGCCATCGACAGGATAGAGGCCGAGGATATGTCCTTCCACCAGAGAGTGAAGAAAGGATACGAGAAACTGGCAAAGGAAGACCCCAAGCGGTTCTTTGTCGTCGACGGCTCTCTCAAGGTGGAGGCGATCCATGAGATCGTCAGAACAAAGGTGGGGAACATCCTCAAGAGCTATGGCGTTTGA
- the efp gene encoding elongation factor P, which yields MIVDTTEFRKGLRILQDGEPFTIVEFQHVKPGKGGAFVRTRMKSLITGNVLDKTFRSGDKVEVPEVEEKQMQFLYKEGANYHFMDEATYDQIFIEENSLGDTRNYLKESMVITVLFYKGRTIGVDIQNFVNLTITQTEPGIKGDTAQNATKPAVLETGHTVQVPLFVEQGDVIKVDTRTGQYIERVQK from the coding sequence ATGATCGTCGACACAACAGAATTCAGGAAGGGCCTCAGGATCCTCCAGGACGGCGAGCCCTTCACCATTGTCGAGTTTCAGCACGTGAAGCCGGGCAAGGGGGGCGCCTTCGTCAGGACCCGAATGAAGAGCCTCATCACGGGCAACGTCCTCGACAAGACCTTCAGATCCGGCGACAAGGTGGAGGTCCCCGAGGTGGAAGAGAAGCAGATGCAGTTCCTCTACAAAGAAGGCGCCAATTACCATTTCATGGACGAGGCCACCTACGACCAGATCTTCATCGAGGAGAACAGCCTCGGCGACACGAGGAACTACCTCAAAGAAAGCATGGTCATAACCGTCCTCTTTTACAAGGGCAGAACGATAGGCGTCGATATCCAGAACTTCGTCAATCTCACCATCACCCAGACGGAACCGGGGATCAAGGGCGACACGGCGCAGAACGCCACGAAACCTGCAGTCCTGGAGACAGGGCACACGGTCCAGGTACCTCTTTTCGTGGAACAAGGAGACGTCATCAAGGTCGACACCCGGACAGGCCAGTACATCGAGCGCGTACAGAAATAG
- a CDS encoding aminopeptidase P family protein, whose product MVVTRQARIERVQGLLEETGLDGCVLKGMDNIFYLTGFRGSEGSLFVTRGDVVLVVDFRYITHAREVTRDIHIEEVKPKRDAIYDLCTKYRISKLGFDGSHVPYNVFKSWAENLVGISLVPMNNAIEEIRRAKEPEEIAAIMAAIDAATRAFTDVLGLVKPGSTEKEIADELDHAMRKRGAQGPSFETIVASGPRGALPHAEPSDRKLEEGETVIIDYGAAVAGYCSDETVTVCLGEIPDKLSEIYAIVNDARKLGIEKARAGTSIAQLDSIVRGYIEEHGYGDCFRHGLGHGVGIAVHEAPGINSVARGVLEENMVVTIEPGIYLPNIGGVRLEDMVLITEDSPRVLTHIRKDMLRM is encoded by the coding sequence CTGACGGGGTTCAGGGGGTCCGAGGGAAGCCTTTTCGTGACCCGGGGGGATGTCGTCCTCGTTGTCGATTTCCGCTACATAACACACGCCAGAGAGGTCACGCGGGACATCCATATCGAGGAGGTCAAGCCGAAACGCGACGCCATCTACGATCTGTGCACGAAGTACAGGATCTCCAAGCTGGGCTTCGATGGGAGCCATGTCCCTTATAACGTATTCAAGTCCTGGGCGGAGAACCTCGTCGGCATTAGTCTCGTTCCCATGAACAACGCCATAGAGGAGATCAGACGGGCCAAGGAACCGGAAGAGATCGCGGCCATCATGGCGGCCATCGACGCGGCAACAAGGGCGTTCACCGATGTCCTCGGTCTCGTGAAGCCCGGCAGCACGGAAAAGGAGATCGCCGACGAACTCGACCACGCGATGCGCAAGCGCGGCGCACAGGGGCCTTCCTTCGAGACCATCGTCGCCTCGGGCCCGCGGGGCGCCCTGCCGCACGCCGAACCGAGCGACAGGAAACTCGAGGAAGGCGAAACGGTCATCATCGACTACGGCGCCGCCGTCGCCGGGTACTGCAGCGACGAGACGGTCACGGTGTGCCTGGGGGAGATACCGGACAAACTCTCCGAGATATACGCGATCGTCAACGATGCCCGGAAGCTGGGTATCGAGAAGGCCCGGGCGGGCACGTCCATAGCGCAGCTCGACAGTATCGTCCGGGGTTACATCGAGGAGCACGGCTACGGAGATTGCTTCCGTCACGGCCTCGGCCACGGTGTTGGGATCGCCGTCCACGAGGCGCCCGGTATCAACAGCGTGGCCAGGGGGGTACTGGAGGAGAACATGGTCGTCACCATCGAACCGGGCATCTATCTGCCGAATATCGGTGGCGTCAGGCTTGAAGATATGGTACTAATTACGGAAGACAGCCCGCGGGTCCTTACTCACATAAGAAAAGACATGCTACGGATGTAG